In the Treponema maltophilum ATCC 51939 genome, ATTCCTGAGCCAAGGCTTTTTGCTCGGTATCCCAAGCCGAACGCGCGGGCGCCACCGACGCCATTTTGACCGTAATTGTTTGGGCGCAAATCACAAAAGAACACGCACACAAAAACATGCTTATACAAAATAATTTTATTTTCATATCAATAATCATCCTCGAATCTTTGCACACTAATCCCATTGAATAAAATAATCGTCGACGTGCTGCAAAAGCCATAAAGCTTTTTTTTGCGCAATCGTAACCGAAAGCCGCTCCTGCGGCCTCGAATCGGGATTTATTGCAAGCGCTTTTTTTAAATTTGCTTTAAAACCTTCGGCGTCCTGCTGCGGCACGCAAAGGGCGGTCGCATAGGTAATATAGGGGCCGGGTGTTTCGCCCTTTGAAACACGGAACGCTTGTGCGCTCGCAAAACGGGCGCGCTCCATATCGCCGCCGAATTCGGCCGGAGCCGCGGCATAAAAGGCGGTAAGGGCATCCCAAACGGCGCCGTTGTTATAATCGGGATCGAGTTCGGCGGCTTTTTCCAAAAGGGCGACCGCACAGGGCAGCGTTTTTAACGCCTGCGTATCCAAAGGATCGGCCGAAAAAGCGCCGAGCCAGCCGGCCCCGGCCCAATAAGCGGCCGCAACATCGGCAAGCTGCAGTTTCGCAATATAACCCGCTGCGGTATCGAGCGAACCGCTTAAAAGAGCGGCCGTAAATCCGGGATACCGCAGTTCGAGGGCGCGCAGGGCGTAGGAGCGGCCGCGAAGATAATGCAGCTTTGCACGTTTTTGTTCTTCCGCCTGCAGCACATACTGCGAAGCATCGAGCATGTCGGCCGGAGTTTGAACAAACGCGTTCGCATACATAACATATAAAGAACCGGTCATAACGGACAGCCCCTGATGATCGGGGTTTTGCGCCGCCATGATCTCATACAGTTTTAATGCCGTCGGGAAAAAGTCGCCCATTAAAACAGGATCGCTCTCACCCGTCAATACCGGCATAAGTGAATTTTCCGGCGCCTTTGGTTTTACAGCTTTGCCTTTTTTGTCGGCTCCCGCAAGAGAATCCGAAAGCGCGTCCAATGCCATGTGTTTTGTAAGCGCGCAGCCGAAAAACAAAGCGGTACACAAAAGCGCGCACAAACAGCACAGGCAGCGTAAAAACGCCGGAAAATTCTTTTTCAAATCTCAGCCTCCGTACGTTGCGATAAATACGCCGGCCGCTATAGCCGTGCCGATAACGCCGGAAACGTTCGGTCCCATCGCGTGCATAAGCAAAAAGTTCGACGGATCGTATTCCATTCCCACTTTATTCGAAACGCGGGCGGCCATAGGAACGGCCGAAACGCCTGCAGATCCGATAAGCGGGTTGATCTTTTCTTTTAGGAACAGGTTCATGAGCTTTGCCATAAGCACGCCGCCTGCAGTCGCAACCGCAAAGGCCAGTAGCCCCAAAACGATAATACCCAAAGACTCCCGGTTCATAATCTTTTCGGGCGTCATCTGAGAGCCGACGCCCAAGGACAGCAAAATCGAAACGATATTCATAAGCTCGTTTTCGGCCGTTTTGGAAAGGCGCTCGACAACGCCGCATTGTTTAAGGAAGTTGCCGAACGCAAGCATACCGATAAGCGGGGCAGCGGGCGGCAAAAGTAAAATCGCAAGCACGAGAATTACAATCGGGAACAGCACTTTTTCTGTTTTGGAAACCTCGCGCAGCTGCCGCATTTTTATGCGCCGCTCTTTTTCCGTAGTAAGCAGCTTCATAATGGGAGGCTGAATCATCGGAACGAGGGCCATGTACGAATATGCGGCAACGGCGATAACGGCCATCATATGCCGGGCAAGTTTTCCCGAAACGTAAATCGAAGTGGGTCCGTCGGCACCGCCGATAATCGCGATTGCGCTCGCCTCAAGCATCGTGTAATCGACGCCGGGTAAAAGGTTCATAAGCGCAACGCCGAAAAGCGTAAGGAAAACGCCGAGCTGCGCCGCCCCTCCGAGCAGGGCTGTTTTCGGATTTGCAATAAGCGGGCCGAAGTCCGTCATGGCGCCGATACCCATAAAAATAAGCATCGGGAAAAACTCGTTTCCGACACCCATATCGTAGATAAGGCGGAGCATACCCGAATGTTCGTCGTACATACCCGCGCCGGGAATATTGACGAATACGGTTCCGAATCCGATCGGGATAAGCAAAAGCGGCTCAAAGCCCTTTGCGGCTCCCAAATAGATAATCAAAAAACCTACGGCCATCATCACCAAGCGCTGCCAACCGAATACGGTATCGATTTTAGACGCGTCGGTCAAATCGGGAACTTTTTCGGTACCGTTAATAATGAAATTAAGACCGGTATTTTCGATCGTTTTACGGAGAAAGCTCGAAACGGAAATATACGGTACGTTTTCGGAACCCTTTATAACCGCCGTGCTCATCGTACGGAATGAAGCGACCTCGCCTTCGCTGCCGGATGCAAAAATGCCGCCGACAAACGAAAACACCGCCGCTATCGCTAAAATAAGCAGGGTTAAATGCAGTACTTTTTTCTTAAAATTATTTTCACCCAACATACGGCGCTCCTGTTTATTTTATCTCGGCAAGCGCTTGGCCTGCGGTAATTGCGGAACCGGGCGATACCAAAAAGTGTACGGTTCCCGCCGAAGCCGCTTTGATTTCCAATTCCATTTTCATGGACTCAATCATAATGATTGTCTGCCCCGCCGTTACGGCGGAACCTTCGGCTACGGTATTTTTCAAATAGGTGCCGGCAACCGGTGCGTTGATAACGGCGCCGCCCGTAGGTGCCTGCGCAGCGGGAGGAGCCTGAACCGGAGCAGAAGGAGCTTGAACGGGTGCGGCATTTGCATCACCGATAACCGCAAGCACTTGTCCCGCGGTAATCGCGTTTCCCGCCGCCGCTTTGAAATGTATGGGGCCGGCTTCGGACGCTTTAATTTCGAGTTCCATTTTCATCGATTCGATCATCATAACCGTTTGCCCCGAAGCAACCTGAGCGCCGTCGGCAACAAGCAGCTTTAAAAGCGTTCCCGCAACGGGAGCCTTTAACTCAACCGCGCCGGCAGATGCCGCACCGCTTGCGGAACCCGAAGAAGCTTGAGCGCCGGGAGCGGCAAAGGACACGTTGTATGAAGTGCCGTTTACGGTAACGTTCATCGTGTCGCCGGCCGGGCCGGAAACGACATTGTACGAAGAACCGTTTACGGTAACCGTGTAGCTTCCGCCCGCACCCTGTGCGCCGGAAGAAGCTTTCGGCAGCGCGAAAGAATCCGAACTGACCGGGCCTTTTGCACGTTCTTTAAAGAATTTGGGCGCGACTTTCGGGAACATCGCATAGGTTAAGGTATCTTCGATGGAGCCGTCGCCGCCGTTTTCTTTGGCTTCGGCGGCCATTTTTTCCAGTTCGTTGGGAATAAGGTCGGCCGGGCGGCAGGTAATCGCTTCTTCCATATTATTCTGTTTTAAAGCTTCTTTTACCAATTCGGGATTCGGTTTTGCCGGCGTTGCGCCGTATTTTCCGGTTAAAAGGTCGCGCGTTTCCTGCGTGAGCTTTGCGTAGCGGCCGAAAAGCACGTTAAACACGGCTTGCGTGCCGACGATTTGGCTTGTAGGCGTTACGAGCGGAATATAGCCGCAGTCTTTTTGTACAATCTGAATTTCTTTTAACACTTCGTCGATTTTATCGGCGGCGCCCTGTTCCTTCAGCTGGTTTTCCATATTAGAAAGCATTCCGCCGGGAACCTGCGAAGCCAAAATGCGCGTGTCGGCACCCAAAAAACTCGATTCGAATTTGGCGTATTTTTTGCGGATTTCGCGGAAATAAGAGGCGATTTCCAAAAGCGGTTTTATGTCCAAGCCCGTGTCCATGTCGGTGCCTTTAAAGATTTCGACCATGGTTTCGGTCGGGCTGTGAGACGTTCCCATGGACATGGACGAAATGGTCGTGTCCAATATTTCCGCGCCCGCTTCGGCTGCCTTCATCAGAGAGGCAACCGACATACCCGTTGTGGCGTGGGAGTGAATTTCAATCGGAATATCGACCTTCGCCTTTATCGCCTTCACCAAATCGTAGGCTTCAAAGGGTTTGAGCAAGCCGGACATATCTTTAATACAGATGGAATCGGCCCCGAAATCGGCATAGGCTTTTGCCAAATTCGCGTACACTTCTTTGGTGTGGTACGGCGTCGTCGCGTACGAAATGGCCATTTGTACGTGTTTGCCGGTTTTTTTCGCCGCGTCGGCCGCGCGCTTTAAGTTGCGCGGATCGTTGCACGCATCGAAAATACGAAAAACGCTTACGCCGTTTTTCGCGGCCGCATCGACAAAAGCGTCGACCACGTCGTCGGCATAGTGGCGGTAGCCCAAAAGGTTTTGACCGCGCAAAAGCATCATAATGGGGGTGTTGGGCAGTTTCGCGTGAAGTTTGCGCAAGCGCTCCCAGGGATCTTCATTTAAAAAGCGGATGCAGGAATCGAAAGTCGCCCCGCCCCACGCTTCCAAAGCGAAATAACCGATTTTATCCAGTTTATCGCAGATGGGCAGCATATCCGCAGTCGTCATACGCGTAGCATGCAAAGACTGGTGCGCATCGCGCAGCACCAAGTCGGTAATTTTTACTTTTTTAGCCATAACTCTCTCCTGTGTATCAGCCGTTTTCTTTTTCATGCACGGCAGCCGCAATGGCCGCGATTACCGCCGTTTGAGTGCCGCCGCTTTGTCCGGCGGCACGCGCATTGTCCGCGGATTTTTCATTTTTATCCAGTTTTAAGGCTTTTATCAGCTTCGAATTCAAAGTGATAAAAACAATCATTATTATTAAAAATAAAAACACAAATCCCATACCGAGCAAGGTCAACTTTAAGCTTTGCCCCAGCATTTCCGTTATTGTCATAAGGCCTCCGCAATCAGATTATCGTATAAAATACGTGGTATTTCGATTGTAACGAAAATATAAATCTTGTTCAAGGAGGATAAATGTATTATAATGGGAGCATGAATATGATTTTTGTATGCTGCATTCCTTTCTTTATTGCGGCGGCCTTCCATTTGACGTCGTGTCTGCTTTCGAAAACAAAACGGGCTGATGTGTCGAAAAAAATTCTCATGCCGCTTTTGATTCTTGCGGTCGCGGCCGCCTATTGCCTGTCCTTTGCGGGCAAACGCGTTACCGATCTGGGCCTTTTTCAAATCGTGCTTTTGTGCATTGCGTTGGCGGCCGGAAACGCGGGAGACATTTTTTTGCTCGGCGACGTAACGCCGAAAAACATGTCCAAGGGCTTGGGCGCTTTTTTGATCGGGCACATTGTGTACATCGCCCTTCTTTCTTTGACGTTCAGCCTGCCGCCGGTTCCCAGACTGATCGCAATCGTCGTTTTTGCGGTCTATGCCGCAGCCGTTTACGTCAGTTGGAGGATGAACGGCTCGCCGAAAGGAGCCGTCGGCGCGGCGGTCATCGTGTACGCTTCCGTGCTCGGCTTGTTCAGTTTATTGACGCTTTTTTATATTATAGGTTGCGTACATGTGGGAATCGGCATTCCGGGGCCGCTATTAAAAATCTATATCGGAACGCTGTTCTTTTTGCTGTCGGACAGTGTGCTGTCGCATACGATATTCTTTAAACAGTTTTATCAATCGCGCTTTGTCGTTATGCTTACGTATTTAAGCGCGCAATTTTTAATTGTGCTGGGTTTTCTCAGCATATAATCGGGAGGCGTTTTTGGATACCAACGAAATTATCGCGCGGGCAAAACAGTACATCGCGCAGGAAACGAACGAGGTTTTTCGCAGCGAAGTCGAAAAACTCGTAAAAGACAATGATATAAAAGAACTGGAAGAGCGCTTTTATCAAAGTTTGGAATTCGGAACGGGCGGTTTGCGCGGCATTATCGGCGGCGGTACGAACCGCATGAACACGCTTATGATTCACAAGGCGACTCAAGGCCTTGCAAACTACTGCATTAAAGCGCTGCCCGAACAAGCCGCCGCGGGAAAGCTTTCGGCCGCCATCGCATACGATTCGCGAAAATATTCGGACGTATTCGCCGAAGAAACGGCATGTATTTTTGCGGCAAACGGCTTTACCGTATATTTATTTACCTCGCTTCGCCCCACTCCCGAACTTTCGTTTGCAATACGCACTTTCGGCTGCACAACCGGGGTTGTCGTAACCGCATCGCACAATCCGCCGCAGTACAACGGCTATAAAGCGTATTGGTCGGACGGCGCGCAGGTAACGCCTCCGCACGATACGGGGATAATCGACGAAGTAAACAAAGTAAACTCAATTAAAATCATTTCGAAAGACGAAGGCGTCAGGCAGGGCAAAATCATCCTCATCGACAACGATGTCGACGAAAAATACTGGGCGATGTGCAAACGCCAATTGTTCCGCCCGGAATTGATAAAGCAAAAAGCGAAGGACGTGCGCGTTGTCTACACGCCGCTTCACGGAACGGGCGCCATGCACGTCGAAAAAGTGCTGGGCGATTTGGGACTTACCGTTATTACCGTTCCCGAACAGCGCAAGCCCGACGGAAATTTTCCGACGGTCGAAAAACCGAACCCGGAAGAAGCGCCGGCCCTTAAAATGGCGATCGAACTTGCAAAAAAAGAAAAAGCCGACGCCGTTATGGCAACCGACCCCGATGCCGACCGATTCGGCAGCGCCGTTCCCGCCGCAAACGGAGAATGGGTACTTATAAGCGGCAATCAAATGGGCGTGCTTTTCACCGACTACATCATCGTATCGCGCAAAGAATTGAACAAAATGCCGAAAAATCCCGCGATAATCCGTTCGATCGTAACCTCGCCGATGGTCGATTACATTGCAAAAGCGAACGGCGTTCATGTCGACGAATGTTTAACCGGCTTCAAATGGATCGCTTCCGTTATGAACCGCTACGATACAAAGCGCGATTACAACTACATTTTCGGTTTTGAAGAAAGCTACGGCTATAACGTCGAAACGGAAGTGCGCGATAAAGACGGCGTTTCGGCTTCGGCCATGTGCGCCGAAATGACGCTGTATTGGAGATCGCAGGGCAAAAGCCTTTTGGAACGCTTGGAAGAACTGTATAAAACCTACGGCTATTTTGAAGACCGCGCCATTTCAAAGAACTTTTTAGGCGCCTCGGGCGTTCAAACGATGAAAGCCATTATGTCCAAACTGCGCAAAGAAGGACTCAAAACTTTGGGCGGCAAAAAAGTCGTCATGATCCGCGATGTCGGCGAAGGCTTTTCGTACGATCCGGAAAATCCGCACAAAAAGCAAAAGCTGGATATTCCTTCGAGCAATGTATTGCAGTTTTTCCTCGAAGACGGATCGATTGTGAGCGCGCGGCCGAGCGGTACCGAACCGAAAATAAAGTTTTATATAAACGCAGTTGTTTTGGATTCGCCTTCGCTCGATGCGGCAAAAAAAGATGCAGACAAGTTGTGCTCGGCAATCGAAAAAGAAATTCAGGCCGTACTTGATGCATCATAAGATCCGCGAATATGCGCGCTTGTATGAAGAGGGGGCGGTTTTTACCGCCTTCGATACGGAAACAACGGGCTTATATTGCGAACGCGACCGCATAATAGAAATAGGTGCCGTAAAATTCGATAAAACCGGCATTTTAGGCACTTATGAAATTCTCATTCACCCCGAAATTTCCGTTCCGCCAAGCGCGTACAAGGTGCACGGTATAAGCGATTTGATGCTTTCGGGCTGCCCGGTCTTCGCCGCGGCGGCTCCCTCCTTTTTGGACTTTATCGAAGGCACGCGCCTTATCGCCCACAATGCGCCGTTCGACACGGGCTTTGTAAACAGCGAGTTGCAAAGAGCCGGCCGCCCCGCCCTTGCCTCTCCTTCCGTGCCGGCCGCAGACACGGTTACGCTTGCGCAAAAAGCCTTCCCCAAGTTAAAAAAATACAATTTGCAGTTTTTAGCCGGCCGCTTCGGTATTCCCAGCGGCACGGCTCACCGCGCCCAAGACGATGCCGGCGTGTGCCGCGAAGTTTTTTTGTATTGCATCGGCAAACACGAAAAGCAACAAGTTCAGCCGGATTTACCGTTTTAAGGTTTGTGTTAACTTTTCCGAAGGAGAAACATGGCAGGAAAATTACCTAAATCATATTCGGCGCTTTGCGCCGCATTTTTGTGCGCATGCATGTTTGCTGCAAACGCACAAACGCTTATCGATAAAATCGATGCGATTCGGCAAACGGACGCGTTGATTGCCGGTATAGAAAGCGCAACCGATTTGCATGATCTTACATACGAGTACGAAGCGCGCGAAAACAAAAACAAACCACTTCTTTCGTACGCGGTAACCTTAAAGCAAAACGCCGACTCGAAAACCGTAAAAGCGGTAATACGCGAAACGGGCGACGGCTGGCAATACATATACACGGCATGGTTTAGCGACGGCAAGGCGGCGGCGATCAGCGAACTGTATAAAAAATACAACGGCATCACAAAATCGTGGGACGAGCGCTTTGTGCGTACATTTTATTTCAGCGATGACCGCGTTTTTGCCGCCGAATACAAAGACGAAAAACCGCGTCTTATTTTGGAAGAAAAACAACTCAACAAAGAACGCGCCGCAAAAATCATGCAAATCGTGCAAAAATCCTTGAGGAGATAAAAATGACTATTCATGAATTCGGAACGGAAAAGAAAGAGGTTCTTGTCTTATTTCATCCACTCGGCGCGCGGTGGGATGTTTTCAACTATGTAACGCCGACATTGCAAAAAGACTTTCATCTTGTCATTCCCGCAATGCCCGGTTTTGATCCGGACGCGCCGGAAACGGATTTTACCTGCGTAGAACGGATTGCCGACGAAACGGCCGCATGGCTTATAAACAGAGGACACAAAAGCATTACCTGTCTTTACGGCTGTTCCATGGGCGGAGCAGTCGCGGCGCGGATGCTTGCAGTCCGAAAGCTGCATGTCGATTGTGCCGTGCTGGACGGCGGCATGACTCCGTATCGGTTTTGGAAGCCGCTGACCTACCTCATCGGCATCCGTGATTTTATGATGCTGGAAATCGGCAAACATATGAGCGTTAAAGCGCTGCGGAACATGTTCGACCCTGAAAAATACACGGAAGACGATCTCAAATACATTAAGAATGCAATGAACGGTATGAGCGCGAAAACGATTTGGCGTTCGTTCTATTCCTGTAATAATTACTCCATGCCCGATCCCGTTCCGCAGATTAACAGCCGAATAGCATATTGGTACGGTGCCGATGAAAAAAAAGCGCGGAAATGGGACATCGAATATATCCGTAAAGCGTTTCCCACTGCACAGATCATTGAAAACACGGGAATGGATCACGCCGAATTTTTTACGCTGCATCCGAAGGAATTTTGCGAAAAGCTGACCGCATGGATCCGTTTGCCCGGCTCAAGTAATTAAATACATTATGGTCTCCGGCATAATCGGCATGTTTTTTGCGGCTCTGCCTGTTTTTCTAACTTATTTTTTCGGGCTGCCGTTTTTACCGACAATTCGGATACTTGCATGTATGCTTGCCGCTGCCGCACAATGACTTATAAAATTAAAATTACAGGGAGAAACATATGAAAAAAATTTCCGTAATTCTTTTTCTGTGCCTTGCAATCGGTTACCCGGCGCTATGTCAGACAAAAACCGCATACATAAAATCGGGCGAATACGCCTTTTACCGGGATACACGGGGGCATATGGATTTTATCCGCGGCTATCTTGCTCTCCGGAAAGGAACTGAGCTGATCGTACTTTCACGCAATGTGGACCGGAAAACAAAAAACGAGTACAACTACTACTTTTCCGTACGCGACGGCATAAACGATAAAGGAGAAAAAGAATTTGGAATCGGCGGTACGGTAGGATTGCAAAAGCAGCCGCAGGCCGAAATAGTGCAGGCATGCGTCGATTTTCTGAACTTCGTTACGATATACGATTCTTCCAAATCACAATTTAAAGACTGCAAAACGGTTGAAGACCCGTGGGACAATTACACGCTTTTATACGAATTAAACAATGCGCTGCCCTTATTCAGATTCAACACAATTACGATGAAAGGTAAAAACGAACCTTCATACGTTTTATTTAAAGGAGGAACACTGAACTCGGACAGCGACGGCCGGGAATTCTTTGAGGCGGATTTGTCGCAGCCGGAAGAAATCAAGAGGGAAAACGTCGGCTTAAAAATTCCTAAAAAAAATAAAATGAATGTCGTGTTAAACGGGCTGAAAGCGCGTTTAGATGAAAACTGGAAATATAACGAAGAGTTCGGCTTCCCCGGCTATTGGCTCAACGTAAACGGACTTCGCGATTCGCAAATCGGAATTGAAAAAACGGACATATCGCTCATGGGCGATTTACAAACCGATGATTTTTTTACGCGCATGGCACGCACGGCCGTTGAGCATTATCCTTTGCCGGATTACAATTCGGTGCAATTCAAGGTAACGGAAAAACATACCGAACTTTCATATTTTTTTCTCGATGAAAATCAACGCAAAAACTATCAATATTACTTTTTCTGCAAGCGGGATAAAAATATATACATAGTAAACTTTTCAACCTTTGCCGACATATATGAAGCGAATAAATCCTATTTTACCGATATACTGTCGTACGTGCTGAAAAACAACGGTTTACGATAATAAAATAAAGATGCGAATAATTAACTCAATGCCGGCTGTTTTCAAAATATTCGAAAGCATCGATGATGTCGAGGTAAACTCCGTCGAAACCGGCATCGAGAATTTTTTGCAAATAGGAATCTTCAGTGCCGAAGATGATGTTTTGCCATTCGGGGTGCCAATAGGCGACCTTATAATTACCCTTCCATAACGGATTTTCTTTTTTAAGCCATGCGGGCTTTGAGCGCTTCCAGCTTTCGTTCCAATAATACCGATAGGTTTCCGCTTCGCCGATACTCATGTAGGCGATAACTTGACGGCGCGCGCCGTTCGGCTTAACTTGTAAACGCTGCACATCCGAAAAATCAAGCTTTTCATCGGCGCAAAACAAATCGATTATAAACATATCGTAATTCGTTGTGCAAAGTGCGGCGATAAAATCTTCCTTTGAAGAAAATCTTTCGGGGTTAATCAAATATAAAAAATTTTTTGCGTCGGCGACGCTCAAAATCGGATCGCCGTTTTCGTTAAAGGGTGCGCTCGGATACGCAGGAACGTTCGTCAAATTCCGCTCGTCGGCGGCAAAAGAAATATAGCCGTTTTTATAATTTTGCGCATACGAAAAATCAACGGAAGGAGGCGTGCTGCAATAATCGATAACGAGAACCTTTTTTCCGGCTGCTTTGAACGCATCACAAAAGTTTTTCATATAGGAAGAAACAGCTTCGGGCGTCGCTTTGTCGTCCGCTTCGTAGCCGAAATATAAGTCTTCCCTGCCCGTCCCCGAAACGGCATCCATATATGTTTCGATGTCGGCGCCGTCGAGCTCACCGGCAGAGGCTTTATCCGCAGACTCATCCGCGCTGTCAATCGGTTCCGACTCAATCAATTCCTGACCGTTTTGCGGAATGACGGCAAATGAAGGGGAAGAAAGGCGCGCCGTTCGCGCAATGGAAACGACGAATTTTCGCATTTCACCGCGATAATCGACGGCGGAAGATTTAGCCGATGTGCGGCATGCGCTTATCGACAGCACAAAGAACAACAGGGAAGCAATAAGAATATTTTTTTTCATACCATCCTCGTACATTACCCGAAAAGAGCCTGACGTAAAATACTGTTTATTCGTGTTTGACATATTTCTCCTTCCGTCTCTAATGCTTTCAATATATCCATATCTATTGCTATTGATATTGTCTTCTTTGGAGGAGGAGACAGAAAAGATTCCATCAGACCGGGTTTGAATTCTTTTAACTGCTCATCGGTAAATTCGGGAATATCTTCATCGAAGATTATAGACCTGTTTTTAATTTCATTTATTCTTTTATCCGTTAACTTTTTTGACATAATCATAATACACCTCCTGCAATTTTTTTTCGGCTCTCCGTGCAGATATAATTCGTACGCGGTTATTCTGTTCTGTATGATAGACTACAATAATGAGAACACCATTTAAACAACCGATACTATAAAAACGTTGCTCCTCTTGGGAATGAATATCGTCATACCTTGTAAGAAGATACGGATCCTTGAATACCTCGGTTATTTCATCAAAACCGAATCCGTGCTTTTTTATATTGTTCTCATTTTTTTCCATATCCCATTCAAATAAAGTATCTTCACTTACGATTACGGTTCCCATAATAACCCCTAAGTAAAAGCATACATCCTATTCTGCAGATCTGCAAGTTTAAAATAATAGCTATCTTTCCTTTTTTCTTTTAATACCTTGCGGTACGGTTTTGCGGTATTTTACGGGAGCGCATTCAACAGCGCGGCTCCGACAACGCCCGCCTTATCCTGTAATTTACCCGTGCAGATGAGCGGCAAAGCGGTGTTCGGCCCGCGAAGGCATTCTTTTTCGGCGATAGCGCGCAGCGGCTCAAGCAGCGCCTCTCCTTCTTTACTTACGCCGCCGGAAAGCGTGATAATCTGCGGCTGAAAAATACTTACGGCGTTTACGATACAGGCCGCAAGCGTGCGGACATAAAAGTGTACGGCTTGAACGGCGGCATCATCCCCTGTTTTTGCGACACGAAAAGCCGTTTTTGCCGAAACGTTTTCAAGCTTTCCTTCCGCTTCGCGCCACAGCATACTGTCAGGATACTTTTCCATAAATTCCATTGTCGTTTGCCTTAGGCCGGTTGCCGAAGCGTACATGTTTACGCAGCCTTTCCGCCCGCACGGGCAGGGCCGTCCGTCAAGTTCTATAACCGTGTGCCCCAATTCGCCTGCAAGCCCGTTGCCGCCGCGGAAGATTTTTCCGCCGATGATGATTCCCGAACCTATTCCCGTTCCGAGCGTAATCGATACCAAATCGCTGCAGGTTTTTCCGTCGGACTTTCCGGTAAAGCTTTCTTTTCCCGTACCCGCGATAAACTCGCCCCAAGCGGCCGCGTTCGCATCGTTTTCAACGCAAACGGGAATGCGCAATTTTTCTTCCAAATATTCTTTTATCGGAACTCCGTAAAATCCCAAATTGGCGGCGGTTTCTATAACGCCGGTTTCGATGTTTACAATGCCGGGAGTACCGATTCCCACATACGAAAAGCTGCGCAAAGATAAAGCCGGAAGCTGTTCAAGCACATCGGAC is a window encoding:
- a CDS encoding TRAP transporter TatT component family protein; this translates as MKKNFPAFLRCLCCLCALLCTALFFGCALTKHMALDALSDSLAGADKKGKAVKPKAPENSLMPVLTGESDPVLMGDFFPTALKLYEIMAAQNPDHQGLSVMTGSLYVMYANAFVQTPADMLDASQYVLQAEEQKRAKLHYLRGRSYALRALELRYPGFTAALLSGSLDTAAGYIAKLQLADVAAAYWAGAGWLGAFSADPLDTQALKTLPCAVALLEKAAELDPDYNNGAVWDALTAFYAAAPAEFGGDMERARFASAQAFRVSKGETPGPYITYATALCVPQQDAEGFKANLKKALAINPDSRPQERLSVTIAQKKALWLLQHVDDYFIQWD
- a CDS encoding sodium ion-translocating decarboxylase subunit beta; protein product: MLGENNFKKKVLHLTLLILAIAAVFSFVGGIFASGSEGEVASFRTMSTAVIKGSENVPYISVSSFLRKTIENTGLNFIINGTEKVPDLTDASKIDTVFGWQRLVMMAVGFLIIYLGAAKGFEPLLLIPIGFGTVFVNIPGAGMYDEHSGMLRLIYDMGVGNEFFPMLIFMGIGAMTDFGPLIANPKTALLGGAAQLGVFLTLFGVALMNLLPGVDYTMLEASAIAIIGGADGPTSIYVSGKLARHMMAVIAVAAYSYMALVPMIQPPIMKLLTTEKERRIKMRQLREVSKTEKVLFPIVILVLAILLLPPAAPLIGMLAFGNFLKQCGVVERLSKTAENELMNIVSILLSLGVGSQMTPEKIMNRESLGIIVLGLLAFAVATAGGVLMAKLMNLFLKEKINPLIGSAGVSAVPMAARVSNKVGMEYDPSNFLLMHAMGPNVSGVIGTAIAAGVFIATYGG
- the oadA gene encoding sodium-extruding oxaloacetate decarboxylase subunit alpha, translated to MAKKVKITDLVLRDAHQSLHATRMTTADMLPICDKLDKIGYFALEAWGGATFDSCIRFLNEDPWERLRKLHAKLPNTPIMMLLRGQNLLGYRHYADDVVDAFVDAAAKNGVSVFRIFDACNDPRNLKRAADAAKKTGKHVQMAISYATTPYHTKEVYANLAKAYADFGADSICIKDMSGLLKPFEAYDLVKAIKAKVDIPIEIHSHATTGMSVASLMKAAEAGAEILDTTISSMSMGTSHSPTETMVEIFKGTDMDTGLDIKPLLEIASYFREIRKKYAKFESSFLGADTRILASQVPGGMLSNMENQLKEQGAADKIDEVLKEIQIVQKDCGYIPLVTPTSQIVGTQAVFNVLFGRYAKLTQETRDLLTGKYGATPAKPNPELVKEALKQNNMEEAITCRPADLIPNELEKMAAEAKENGGDGSIEDTLTYAMFPKVAPKFFKERAKGPVSSDSFALPKASSGAQGAGGSYTVTVNGSSYNVVSGPAGDTMNVTVNGTSYNVSFAAPGAQASSGSASGAASAGAVELKAPVAGTLLKLLVADGAQVASGQTVMMIESMKMELEIKASEAGPIHFKAAAGNAITAGQVLAVIGDANAAPVQAPSAPVQAPPAAQAPTGGAVINAPVAGTYLKNTVAEGSAVTAGQTIIMIESMKMELEIKAASAGTVHFLVSPGSAITAGQALAEIK
- a CDS encoding OadG family protein — encoded protein: MTITEMLGQSLKLTLLGMGFVFLFLIIMIVFITLNSKLIKALKLDKNEKSADNARAAGQSGGTQTAVIAAIAAAVHEKENG
- a CDS encoding lysoplasmalogenase family protein, which encodes MNMIFVCCIPFFIAAAFHLTSCLLSKTKRADVSKKILMPLLILAVAAAYCLSFAGKRVTDLGLFQIVLLCIALAAGNAGDIFLLGDVTPKNMSKGLGAFLIGHIVYIALLSLTFSLPPVPRLIAIVVFAVYAAAVYVSWRMNGSPKGAVGAAVIVYASVLGLFSLLTLFYIIGCVHVGIGIPGPLLKIYIGTLFFLLSDSVLSHTIFFKQFYQSRFVVMLTYLSAQFLIVLGFLSI
- a CDS encoding phospho-sugar mutase, translated to MDTNEIIARAKQYIAQETNEVFRSEVEKLVKDNDIKELEERFYQSLEFGTGGLRGIIGGGTNRMNTLMIHKATQGLANYCIKALPEQAAAGKLSAAIAYDSRKYSDVFAEETACIFAANGFTVYLFTSLRPTPELSFAIRTFGCTTGVVVTASHNPPQYNGYKAYWSDGAQVTPPHDTGIIDEVNKVNSIKIISKDEGVRQGKIILIDNDVDEKYWAMCKRQLFRPELIKQKAKDVRVVYTPLHGTGAMHVEKVLGDLGLTVITVPEQRKPDGNFPTVEKPNPEEAPALKMAIELAKKEKADAVMATDPDADRFGSAVPAANGEWVLISGNQMGVLFTDYIIVSRKELNKMPKNPAIIRSIVTSPMVDYIAKANGVHVDECLTGFKWIASVMNRYDTKRDYNYIFGFEESYGYNVETEVRDKDGVSASAMCAEMTLYWRSQGKSLLERLEELYKTYGYFEDRAISKNFLGASGVQTMKAIMSKLRKEGLKTLGGKKVVMIRDVGEGFSYDPENPHKKQKLDIPSSNVLQFFLEDGSIVSARPSGTEPKIKFYINAVVLDSPSLDAAKKDADKLCSAIEKEIQAVLDAS